The genomic segment GAAAACTTATTTAAATGACAACATACTACATAAAGCTgctaaaacaatcaaataagAACAGTGATGCTTACAGGCAGCATTCGGAGGATGACCCGGGACTTCTTTTTCTTGCTGGTGTGCAGGTCCGTCAGAATCTGATGAATGAGTTTTTCAGGTTCTGCAACAGAGAAAGTCACGGGGAAGAAAGTCACAGAGgcaaagaaaaacctaaaactaCAACAGAAAACTATTTGACATTCAGAGGTAATCCTTACccatattttgagttttgatgAAGATGACATTGTTGGCTCCACTTTCAATCGCCTGGAAACGTCTCTCTTGTTTAGTGTTGCATGCTTGCAGCTGTGCAACTTCCTTCTTGAGTGCAACATCCACATCCTCTTCTTCACTGCTGCCTCCGTTTGCATCTGGTAGCTAAGATGGTACATTTCTTATTGCcacatgttgtttaaaaaatacccaTTCATTGATTTCAATTGACTTTTACATTGTCGACCATTCaacaataaaccaaataacattttatatctCTGTTTTTGGAGAActctcaaaaaaagaaaaaaaatagaataggTTCTGCAAATTCTACATATCTCCTATTTTCAATTGAGTAAAAAGCAATCTCAAAATCTTATGAAAACTCAATAAACCATCATGGGAAGTGTGAAATAGAAATCCAGGTCAAAATATGTTTGGAAAACTGACATCACATTACTTAGGCCACCTTCAACTCCTCATACCATAACTTAATgcattaaaatgtcaaagttgtATTGGAGCAAGACTGAATTTGATGAGGATTTAGGGGGACATCCTTCAAAAAGACAGTGTAAAAAACTCTTGTCTCCTGTTAATGTTAAAATTTCCTGCTGAACtcaaaaatatgcaataaatcagtttggaaagcaaacattttaggaaTGTTGTACAAATGCATTGATATAGAGGGAGCAACACTGGATGGGTAAAGTTCCAGTGTGTTTGAAATAGTTTAACCTGACTCCACACAAAAGTTTTAATGTGGCCAATTTCAATTCGTATCTTTAGTAAATTtaagggtgttttcagactggaaaagtctgttggtccaaatcgagtcctgaaccttgcatttggtctgtattcagactaccttcaaccggacatttctgtttcaaaccaaagcttgtaaaccaAATCACATGATTGAAGacctcttcagtcattggctagGAATTATGAGGGTGAGAGCAAAGCAACGAGAGGCAGAAATGATGGAAGTCTAAATCTTTGCAATCCTCgtgatagttcacttattcaaactttatattttactgaTCGATTTTGAATGTatgtatcaacgtcaggtaccACACTTTTTGTTTGATACTTTGGTACGGCGGAGGCATGCTGCAGGGCGATTACTGAGGAGGCGACAGCTATGAGCATACGCTGATAAATGTTTATGACGTATAGAATTTCGGAAAAACATTGTGAGAAGCAATGTTTGTCACGGTAAAAGCCTGCATTTATCTGACCACATTTCCATGAGTTGCTGCTGTCTCCTTGTTGGCCCAGATTTGTCTGTGGCACTCTAATTGCATCACGTAAAGCCCGGCTAAGGTGGCCGTTTGGTCTAGTTGTTCCACACAGAGCgcggagcctattcagactgaggaagcAAAGCCaactggagctcagtctgattggaaactaACAGAGATCACCTTGAAAGATGGCAGTTCCTGGTCCAGGACaagggtccacttgggtgtattcagactgaaaatttgttccggattatcaggggaagcaaactggttcactttaagtgggCCAAATGTgtctagtctgaatacactgTAAAACACCTAAGTCCTAGTGCAGCAATAGGCAACTCCAGACCGTTCTCTGCTCTGGAATGTTCTGACtagctggacacacctgaaccacttaatcagtcatgagtagggctcgGATGTCTGGAATTCATGCAAACActgtggccctcgaggtctggagtgGCCTATCCCTCTCTTAGTTCATAATTCAGTTgctggacttaaaaaaaaaaaacaaataaaaaaataaataaataaataaaaaatcagaataatttaaactaaagttactttcttttttttgtaacctATCAGTTTGGTATTTTCATATTAGCCTTCCACCAATAATTTCACCATCTTTCAATTTTTGAGCGTTCATACCCCAAACATGACAACAAACGATGTAGTGGCAGACACTGGTGCAAAAGTATGGAACTAGAGTTCCTCTATGTCACatcaaaaatccaaattattttaaaattctgtcTTGGGCCACACTTATTGCTTCTTTATGAATTGCAGTAAAATGTTCCCTCACTACATCATGGTTCACCTTTTGCAGTCTTgctgttttgtggatttttttccagataaatTTGCAGGTTTTTAAACAACTTATTGTTTTGCTTGCCccgtgttctgattggctgttgaccttgtcaatcaatctccttcTGCCATGTCTCTTGTACAGAATGCATTCACTTATCCACATTTATATAAATCTATGACAGTgtgcagatctttgttttcatgctataattctggacttttttttttaacaaaaatttgaactttgagaaTTAAACATGAGacgtgtgaaaatgttcatatctgtcttggaaaagtgtagaaaatatGCAGTGAGGAggtttacagccttaaaatacATCCAATCATACTTTATTTGatgtctttaaaagaaaaaagaaaaaaaaagagtatctGCTGATTGAAGTTTCCCAATGTCCCTGACATTTTCGCCATCTTTAAGGGATTAGCCCCCCTGTTTTAAAATCCTAGAGACGCCTCTGCTCTTCAACTCAAATCccgaaaataataataattttaaaaacccTTCAATCATTTATGACAAACAAACTCTACTGATTCCCTCCATTTGAGTCCCCTCCATAAGTTATCAGGAGCAGGCTCACCTTCTCCGGCCCGTAGAGCTTCTCGGCGTATTCATTGAGCAGGTCCAAGGCCTCCGCGGTGCACTTTCTCTGGTTCATGTTGCAGGTGATGAGGATCCCCTGCATGCCCACCTCCAGCTCCCGGGAGCCCTTCCACCGCTTGCTGTTGCTGTGGCCGGCCACAAAGCGCTTCTTGCTGCGCTTCCTGGAGTCGTTCGGCGCGGCCGACATGTTAACTACAAGCTTTCGACTGAAACTGAGAGTTTACGCTGCCGGCTGTCTTCCCGGGAAACGCTGGTCCTTCGCCAAATTCAAAACACCAAGCCGGGATTTCAAAATGAATAAGTTAAACctgtgcaataaaaataaaaactgtgaaaatgatATGTTTGTGCGCCTTGGTGCCCTCACGTGCGCTCAAGGAAAGACGTCTCAGTCACAACATTGTGCGTTAGTTATCCTATACGGCGAGTCGGGAAGGACAAAATTAGGTGGCCAACTCAAAAGCAAACtcaggttgattttttttttactgctactttaatagctttaattaaaaaatgttgaccaAAATATAATTTAGCAACACATTAATACATAcacaaatatatgtatttattcattttataaatgtatacattttatgCTCAAAACacgacattaaaaaaatgcacttctGCTCCACCTAATTTGATTACTAGaacaaaactttataaatagccaaattaaaataaaaatgctggaaagcaccattaaaaaatatgttattacatttttttctataaataatcaaaagatGAAATCTATCTTGGCATAATCAATTATAGTTAATTGAAAACTGTTATagttctaaaatattttacaaagttacttataaaaaagtgaataagGTTATAGTTTCAATTGTATTTGACAATACTTTACAATCTTTAACAGCTCTTTCTTAGTTGAGCTTTATTAGCTAGATAGTGTGATAGAGAGGAGTTCATGTGACAAAATGACACGGAGGACCTGAAAACAGAAGCATCCACTGCATTACTCTTCATCAGAGCCGACTCCCACTTAAAAAAGTCACACCTTTTCTCCATCTTGCCTTTGCCTCCTGATCGGCGGACCGGACAGCAGTAAAACCCTCGCCCGTGGTTTGGACCGCCGTTTGACACGACCTGCCGCTTTGCACGCCTGCCACAGGCGCACAGCGGGGAGGTCATCTTTTGCCCTTTAGTTGTCCCAGAGACACAGGAACGGTTAACATGAGAGGAGAAGGAATTGGTTGGTAGAGTGGAGAGGACGTTGTTGGGTGTGTGGAGAGAGACAGACGATGATCTTTTTTCTGGTTCAGAGTAAATGGTCAAAGGTGAATTCAGAGGCCGGACATGTTTAGTGATATCTGGTTTGGGTTTAGAAGAAATAATATTTAGAGTGGAAATGTTTTTTGAGACCAAGAAATTTGTCCCAAGTACatcttttgtattatttttgtagGATTTCTCTTGCACTTTTGGGGAAGGGACAATTTTGCTCTGATTTTGCTTCCTCCAGTTAACAGGTTTAGGAACCGCAAAACAGTGATCGGACTTTACAagatttgtcatttcttttttgggATTAAAGACACTCCTCGTCGATACTAAAATCTTATTTTCCCAGATTAATGAATTCTGTAAAATATTTCCAAGGTTCCTCTGCACAACAGTTCCACGCTCCTTTAAGTTCACCCCAACTGTGACATCATTCCTGGATGAGTGTGAGTTTTCAGACTCTTCCTCATCACAGATTCCAGCATGAAACTCTGAATCTCCCTCATTTTCTCCACACTCCAACACAACGTCATCATATGAACCACAGCGCTCCTCTGGGTCCACGAGAAGCTCCACATCCTCCATGTCATCCACAGATGCTGCATCAGAGCGCTGATTTGCTTGAGGTACATCAGTCAAGCAGCTAATAGTGGTGGAACATAAAACATGgctgctgctgttgtgtgtTGAGTGAAGGTTCATGGGGGTAGATGACATGCGGGCAGCTGGTGGTGTGCGAGTGTGACCCcacagtgctgctgctgctggtggggCGTTCAGTAATGTTTTTGGTGAAATGAGGCTTTCGCACttttgaacagattttataagTGAAGTGGAGCCCACCACGACGGCTGAACTTTCATTATTCTTCTCTGGAAACGTCTGTTTTTGACAGgctttgtttaaaactttaggAAGAAAAGATTTGCTGGTGGACGGCCCATCTTCATTTTTACTGACggtcagtttttcttttgtgttttctatcAGATGAGTAGCATTTTTTTGGACCACTACTGGAgtctaaaagaaagaaagaaaaaaaaaagtacaatgagcaacgaggaaaacaaaaaagctttactTTACTAAGATGTCTGTGGAATCAAAACTGGTATAAAAAATTGAGTAATTGATATGAAATGGATctatactttaaaaattaatttctatcaaatctaaagttatcaatcgatttttctttaatgtaaaatgtttatttttttcaggcaaaaaaaaaaactactttcaaGTTGTTTTCAAATTAGAAGTCATTACTTTATTAACATAAGTTTTATTCTTGTCCAGTTTACATCACTAGTTTTTGGAGAACTGTATTCATATCTGTGAGGATGCtcaatattttgtctttttttggagtttttttttctctgtattttttcaGAGTATCTGATTTCACATTATTAGGTGTTCTCctctaaataatttgttctgaTCGGGTGCAGGAAAGTTTGTAGGAAGTGTTCCTATCTAGATAAGAAGTTTTTAAAAGGGCGTTTCCTGGTTCTTGTGTGACCAAATAACTGAATTTGTCCAGATGCAGCAGTTGGAAGTTGGCTGTTTTATTTCATCCCTCCTGACTGCCAGAGGTGGTGTTTCAAGCTCTAAATGATCCTTCTCGCACATGTGTAGTTTGAGAATTTATTGACAACAGAGTGacctcctgacatgacactggGAGGGCGGTCCCAAACATTTCTCGCGAGATCACAAGAAACTGAGGGATCGGGATCTCTGTCGGTCATCCCGGATTCACAGAACCGTAGTTACATACATaacttttgtttactttggTTTGCCTGATTTCTTTTTACACCTGCTGGGTCCAATCATAACCATAAccaaattaatttgatttaaaaaattataaattggttttatatgaaaaaaaaaaaaatactcaataagattaatcaatttattgtgCATACATTCCCAGCACTActattaaagctgttttttttcttttaaagattttatttttgtttttaaatttcaatcaTGAACCTGAACAAATACAGGTTAACCCCCCTTTAACTGATTTATTTCAACTAAATTGTTGATTAATTTTCAAAGAAATCTTTAGAATCGCTTTGTGAAAAGCTAATTTATTTCATACAAGTAgtaattctaaaattaaaaaaaaaaaaaaatctcaacgATATCTGCTTGGACTCCAGGCGTTGGAGCTGGTGAAGTCAGTCATCCGATGGGGACTCACCCTGTCCAAACTCCGAGTGATCTTCATCACACACCCATCCCTCATCATTTTGGCCGCCAGCCGTGCTGTATTTTTGGCATCATCCAAACCTGAGATGGAAGTGAGGAAGGGACTTAAAATAAAGAAGCTGGCACAAGGATGCTTGGTATGTAGAACTATTGATAATAAAAGTCTCTTAATAGGTACCAGAATGTTCTCTGCCATCAAACAGTAATCCTAGATCCTGTAATGCGCCGTTCAGGCCTTTGGGTTTCCTGTTATACCACATCTggatgaaggagaagaagaaaaaagagccAAAGAAGCTAATCAGGCAAGAAATGTGGGTGTTTATTAgactcagttaaaaaaaaaaaaacaacctttaacTCCTTTTTAtaagacaatattttcagttttatataacttattttttttcataaaaggtTTAACTATAAAGTGTGTATGTTACTATCATTTGACAATTTGCCCCATGTATTAACCATGCTAAAGTCccattttgatcatcttttgatttatttttaaaagcattcccagtggtcttttaactataattatgtttggggttttttttcattataaattcacctctgtTAGTTGgaggtgggactgttggcacagagcaacctcATCCCCCTTTCTgtagctgagagctctctgtttacacgcaTCCTAACCCAACATCGGTGGTGCTACAAACACGGCTACAGttactggagctatccaactGTACAGTTCTGACCCAGaagccagctcagatgagaaaaattaAGACATATGTGGATCTAGACATCATCAAATTGATGCATGATTCGAATGGAGTGTGCGAGGAGCTTGTTGCCCACCCAGTGTGTTTtcaacatcacaaatacaaactttttttcaattcaattttgattttaattgtctttatatatatgttttctatcatcagaaaaatgcaacaggaACATGGTAAAAATACTATATTAATTGGTGTAGGTCTTTAAGAATTCATAAAGTTATTGACAGAAAAAGACTTAAACCCTCTTACCCTGTAGGTACTTCTCAGGTCTATCCAGTTGTTGAGAACATCGGGTTTGTGAAGCTGTTTGCGTTTACACTCATACTGCAAACAAACTCCAAGATCCCAGTCTGGTACACAATGGAGTGGGAGTAGAAAtgactaaattaaacatttaatagtTCCAGCAATGTAAATCAAAGAGTTTGAAGCAACTGAATACAAGTGAGTTGGATGCTTACCTGACCACGTTACAAAGGTGCAAAGCTTTTGTGCAGAAGAAGAGGCAGAGGATGTCTGTTGTTTGTTAGGAAATGTGAATCCCATCTCCAGCTGCAGGCTCTGTAGCCAGCGGTTGAAGCGTGGCAGACATATCTGGAGCGGGATACCTGCTTCCACTTGCACCTGTGAGCATAAGTAAACAGAAGGCTGTCAATATCTGGTAAAGCATGGGTTTGATCTATTATGGACCTCAAATAGTTGTACGTATGTATAGAAACCTGTGTAATTCCTGTTAGCTCGGTGCAGAACTCTGAAAGAATAGGGTGCTCCTGGGGCTGAACAAAAGTGTGAAACTCTGAATCAATGTCCCCTGTGGAGGTGTTCAGCAGAACAGCCGGGAACTCAACTGTAAGACAAAGAGCAGACAGTGGCGTCTTCATCACGTTGATGATAACGGcaatcaagaagaaaacaacGGGGTTGCTTACTGATTTCTTGactgtagttatttttttctctccagcaAGTAGACTCAAAGTCGATCACAATCAGGTATGAAAATATTTGATCTTGTGAggagtaaaaaatataataaatcacaagtcaaataagaaaaaaatatatgtgcagttgattaaaaatatagaatattCATACTCACTTGATATAACCCTTTTCGATgcagaagaaacatttttactccTCTGCTTCACTAATCCTAATGTCCTGTGGTGAGAATCTGAAGTTAATCAATCTGAAATGCAAGATAActattgttttctttgttcaaatagTTTTTGACTACATTATATTTACAAACCCCATCTGTAGTTTGATgctttttggaaaaagaaatgcTTCTGCACCAGGGTTTACTCAAATGAGGATACTGTAGTAGCTTATAAAATTAGCACTTTAGccctttttcaaaacaaaagtcctGACTTTGGGGGTTAACAATCAATCACCACAACTTTCATGCTAGTGTACTTACTTTGCTAGTTTCTTCGTAGACATCGTTGCTACCTAAATGGAACCTCGTTGGACATTTTTCATTATCTAAACATATTGCTGCTACCACACTTTATTCTCACGGTCGCGCTTCTAGTTTCAAAACGCGTTTCGCTCTGAAGTTGATTGGTAGTGCCTGCAAGTACAGTAGGTCGAGCTCAGATAAAATATTTGTGCTGCCATTGTCATTAGTTGTTCCGGTTTTtggactttattttcaaaataaatgtaagcaattgtgaaaataacataaaacttTCACACAAATACTTCAATATATGTTATAATTTTGCCACAAGCGaattagaatatatttttaaatacaaaaagcatatacatttaataaaatagcaaaaaacatcgtaaaaaacacattctacGATgcgtaaactttatttttgtatgttgaAACCGGAAGTGCTGAAACTAAATGATCTCTGCGCTTTAGCAGTGTGTTACTAGCTCTCTCACTTGTAACCCACGTTGGTAATGGTTCAGCTGGACCTCTTTACATCTGGTATTTACattatctttacttttttagCCAATGGAATCCACTAAAACACGAAAAATGGCTTTCTGCAACAAATTGAACACGTACTTATCCCTGAgatacttttttcagtgtaaagtCCATCCAATGTTGGAACTCTAACACTGCTATTTATTGATGGTTGCTGTTCAAATTTAAACTGGAAAccagtgttcactatgaccagCTTATAAGTGATTAGTTTTGACTTTACAATTCATATAGACCTCTTGGTGTTGTTTGCTAAAAACTAGCATAGCTAACCGTTCTAATTTGTAGAAACCAATTTAATATGAATCATCTGAAAATCAacagatttgattttattttcatttgaatagaAACTATAAGCTTTCCATGCATTTATAAACTACACATATTaatgatgatttattttgttgttgtcaatgtttttcTCAGCAGCAATAACACTCTGGACATGGAATCTTCTTCCTCAATACAATGCAGCTCAAAGAAGAGACAGATCCAAACCCCTGCAGCACAAAAGATGGTCAAAAGGCCAAAGACGGAGCTGGAGGAAGATGTGATGCAGCCTGGACCTCCTCCTGCTTCACCACGAGTTTCAGTGCGATCTCATCATCTCCAGCAaccactctctctctctcagcTGGCAGAGCTGATCCATTTTGCTGCTCTGGGGAAATCAGCCGGCTTGCAGCAGCCCAGGTTGGAAAACGTGACACTCTAGTGTTCCTTCAGCGTTAGATCTTGTTTTATGCCCCAAAATCCTATAGTAATCCCACCATTCTCTGTGCTTCCACTAGTTGGTGCCGTCTCCGCCATCATAAAAAGGTAACGGGTGTAAACATTGTGATCGTGGAGGGAGTGACGCAGAATCTCTTCTATAAGAATTACCTCATGATGAAGCATCTCAGGACAAGCTATTCCACTGTAAGTAACAAAAGGGGTTACAAATGTACAACTATGATTCATGTGAACTTCTGTCTCAATTTCTCTTTCCTTCTTACTGTAGAGGATGACTTTTGCATCACCGCCTAACAATGTGGCATCTGGAATCTTTAGCAGTGAAGTACCTAAAGTTGACCTCATATCAGCTCCCAGACCAAATGATAAGCTTAAAAAAGGTAACAATTCTGCatggatttgtcttttttttacattaaaataataataataataataataataaaaaatatatttaaatataaacactggGGTAGAAAAGCATTTGACAGACAGATTCTGCACTTTGTCCCATTTAAAAGATGAGGTCAGAGATACATGTCAGCTGTGAGAAATAGAATGTAAAAACAGaatccaggatttttttttcttttctgtagaGTTTATGTGTATAAAttgcagaaaataattatttggtcCAAAACAAAAGTTCACTTCTGTACTTTATAATGTAATCATTGTGGATTGCAGCATCACTGACTGCTGAATGCTAGAattgatatattttatataatctAATTGCTCAATTTCCTTTTCTATCTCGACTTCTGtgttattttacctttttttgtatttattttttctgttttagctcTGAAAAATCATCCAGTTGTCACTAAATTTGGGATGGAGAAGAAAGGACTAACAGCATATCTTCTAACCCAGGAGGAGAGGATAAAAAGCCACTATCCTGTCAAAggtaaacacatttgaaaagtGATTTCAAATGAAGATGGACAATGTTCTTTACCTTTATCTATTCCATGTGATCCAGGGTTTGTAGGTTTTGAGGACTTCTTGTGCACAGATTCAGTCGACTGTGTCTCAGACTGTAGTCCTCTATATGGACTCGACTGTGAAATGGTGAGACGCTCCCACTAATCATTCATTCTCTTTGAAAATCTATTTGTTACTTTAGGATTGTTAGAAGTTTTTTCGTTAACATAATATTCTGAATGTTTATCTAAGTTAAGAAGTTgctaaaaagctgaaatgagCTCAACTCAAAAAGTTAAGAAATGTATTCATCATCTAACTCAACAACTTATGGGTAAAGTCCTGCAAACAAATGAAGCAAAAgagaataattttatttatctgcctaaaacaaatacatgaaaTGAGCACAAATACCTTatggaagtttgtttttttgtattttggagGTCAAGGGGACATCCACTGTGCATGTAATCCAACCCAAGAGTCAAGCTGATTTTCTTTAAGCCATAATAGCCAAAATGTGCAATAAATCATTTATATGCTGCACATTTTCAATGTCTGTTGCTTGTAATAAAGTTTTCCTTTATGGATAAAACAAGATTTTGCTCTTATAAATAACTCATTTTGTTTTGGTACAGAGATGTAAGGAATTGAGTAAATGTTTTTCAGCTGCAGAAGAGTGTGTCTTTGAGCATGTTTGTCCTCGTGTTTCTGTCACAGTGTCTAACAGAAAAGGGCTACGAGTTGACCCGCGTGTCTCTAGTGGACAGCTGTGGGAAGTGCATCATGGACGAACTAGTGAAACCGCAGAACCGTGTCCTTAATTATCTCACAAAgtaatcacacacacacatctaaaTAAATCCTCCGTCAGCCTCCATGCACGAGCTTTGCAGCTTACTGAGTGTGATTAAAACTTGTGCACATCTGTTGTTTTTGCagtaaaagcatattttttgtttgttgtattCCATTCAAACATTGACTTCCACGCTGCTCTCTGACAGGTTTTCTGGCATCACTGCAGCAATGTTGCGACCAATCACAACCACTCTGAGGGAGGTGCAGCATAAACTCAGGGAGCTGCTGCCGGGGGACGCAGTTCTGGTGGGACATTCCTTGAACAACGATCTCGCGGCTCTGAAGGTGAGAGATGAGCCTTGTACGCTCAGATTAGAGTTGGGATTCACGACTCATCAGAATGTCTCAACCATCAGGAAGACGGGAATAgctacacaaataaaataagttttccTAATTGGAAAtcttatttctttttgtgtttctataaaaacatcttgttaaataaagtataaaaatctAATGTGTAGTTTCCCAACTGTCTTTGACTTTGCACtttacaaaatgaataaaacattaaatgatcTTAATTATGCCTAATATAAtgggacttttttctttttttcccacagtatttttatttaaatatctgCTTTAATTTGGCGGGATTCTGTTAAAGCATTTAAATTTCTGacctgttttgtgtttttgtgctccTGCAGGTCATCCATCCACATGTGATCGACACCTCGCTTCTCTACAAACGAGAACTGGGACAGAAATTTAAGCTGAAGGTTCTGGCTGAGACGATTCTAGAGTGAGTTCTTCAGTTCCCTCTTTCCTCCTCTTCAGTTTCAGTCAGTCAGAACAGGCTGAAAGTGGACTTGTCCTGTCACCTGGCAGTAAGAAGATTCAAACCGAAGAGAGAGAAGGTCATGATCCCATTGAGGACGCTGCAGCGGCTCTGGAACTGGCTCAGTACTTCATCGAAAGGGGACCATGTCAGGTGAAAATTCACTAAAACCACAACGATGGGTATGAGCAAAATACAAGCCATCATGTTCAAATAGGCCAGAGTGTCTTTTATCACCCACTGTCAGGTTGTTGAGCTCCATCTAGAGGATCTTTGGGGATACAAGCTGGAGGAAGAACCTCCTGACTGCACTTCCATCCTCACACCAAGTTTCAGGTACGACAAAgaaagttctattctattctattctattctattcttttgttttctattctgttctgttctgttctattctattgtattacggtctattttattatattctgttttattctattctattctgttaaGTTCTGTTTTGCCATGTTGtatgttctattctattctattctgttctattccaTTGTATTATGGTCTATTCTATtatattatgttttgttttgttatgttgttttctattctattctaaactGTTATATtctattttgttatattttgctCTGTTTCATTCTACTCTACTGTACTCTATTCTGTTCTACTCTGCTCGTATTCATAGGGATCTATTCATAGATTCCTGAAATAGTGGagtttaaattccaaatttctcctattgaaataaaaaacaaaataaatcagagcagattgttctttgtttctctaaaatgttttcatgtgaCACATTTCTCACCATCTTGTTTTATCCCCTCTTTTActgatgtttcttttaaattagtttatctAAACTACAACATAGACAATCATTCAGCTCCTTTTCTTGAACTGATGGTTTATATTACAAACATTAAATGGCAAAAGGTCATGGGTTCACGTCGCTTAACCCTCCGGAAAAAAACTCCCATGATGCTTCACAGAATGAAGACACTTA from the Oryzias melastigma strain HK-1 linkage group LG1, ASM292280v2, whole genome shotgun sequence genome contains:
- the eri2 gene encoding ERI1 exoribonuclease 2, whose protein sequence is MSTKKLAKTLGLVKQRSKNVSSASKRVISNQIFSYLIVIDFESTCWREKNNYSQEIIEFPAVLLNTSTGDIDSEFHTFVQPQEHPILSEFCTELTGITQVQVEAGIPLQICLPRFNRWLQSLQLEMGFTFPNKQQTSSASSSAQKLCTFVTWSDWDLGVCLQYECKRKQLHKPDVLNNWIDLRSTYRMWYNRKPKGLNGALQDLGLLFDGREHSGLDDAKNTARLAAKMMRDGCVMKITRSLDRTPVVVQKNATHLIENTKEKLTVSKNEDGPSTSKSFLPKVLNKACQKQTFPEKNNESSAVVVGSTSLIKSVQKCESLISPKTLLNAPPAAAALWGHTRTPPAARMSSTPMNLHSTHNSSSHVLCSTTISCLTDVPQANQRSDAASVDDMEDVELLVDPEERCGSYDDVVLECGENEGDSEFHAGICDEEESENSHSSRNDVTVGVNLKERGTVVQRNLGNILQNSLIWENKILVSTRSVFNPKKEMTNLVKSDHCFAVPKPVNWRKQNQSKIVPSPKVQEKSYKNNTKDVLGTNFLVSKNISTLNIISSKPKPDITKHVRPLNSPLTIYSEPEKRSSSVSLHTPNNVLSTLPTNSFSSHVNRSCVSGTTKGQKMTSPLCACGRRAKRQVVSNGGPNHGRGFYCCPVRRSGGKGKMEKRCDFFKWESALMKSNAVDASVFRSSVSFCHMNSSLSHYLANKAQLRKSC
- the LOC112137207 gene encoding RNA exonuclease 5 isoform X1, whose amino-acid sequence is MESTKTRKMAFCNKLNTNNTLDMESSSSIQCSSKKRQIQTPAAQKMVKRPKTELEEDVMQPGPPPASPRVSVRSHHLQQPLSLSQLAELIHFAALGKSAGLQQPSWCRLRHHKKVTGVNIVIVEGVTQNLFYKNYLMMKHLRTSYSTRMTFASPPNNVASGIFSSEVPKVDLISAPRPNDKLKKALKNHPVVTKFGMEKKGLTAYLLTQEERIKSHYPVKGFVGFEDFLCTDSVDCVSDCSPLYGLDCEMCLTEKGYELTRVSLVDSCGKCIMDELVKPQNRVLNYLTKFSGITAAMLRPITTTLREVQHKLRELLPGDAVLVGHSLNNDLAALKVIHPHVIDTSLLYKRELGQKFKLKVLAETILDKKIQTEEREGHDPIEDAAAALELAQYFIERGPCQVVELHLEDLWGYKLEEEPPDCTSILTPSFRFADVLQTLGRSVTFLGKRADISLDLSHQQWFISDKEMLASFKRQTKKPFLSVLQFSSFLDHMKRCFPDQQQLHRSVCAHLRGMCVVFAGPFPAGFSEKKVKRLFGRCGAVRRIQMLNTSVRVHAEVEYELLEGAVLALRTLNGLNVKGQPIKVQRPLSESTLDLDLHLDALEGDPLSSRVLYAVLSRSTSTQLNGHSLNGKRLAAENGVSAAKINGQSPLMSEESVRDSFSRFGAVKSITVPEKSGKCAKHAFIKFGSPEGKEAAVSSSEDLQQDNYLICPSLTPPHLVTWVAATTTSAEGTDEKILNICPQETPTKPVEENQGTDVMMKKLDRQLGKVFRSLPDVTLSVVLLVGAGSMESEHPGLCLLEVKQTKTKCFL
- the LOC112137207 gene encoding RNA exonuclease 5 isoform X2, producing MESSSSIQCSSKKRQIQTPAAQKMVKRPKTELEEDVMQPGPPPASPRVSVRSHHLQQPLSLSQLAELIHFAALGKSAGLQQPSWCRLRHHKKVTGVNIVIVEGVTQNLFYKNYLMMKHLRTSYSTRMTFASPPNNVASGIFSSEVPKVDLISAPRPNDKLKKALKNHPVVTKFGMEKKGLTAYLLTQEERIKSHYPVKGFVGFEDFLCTDSVDCVSDCSPLYGLDCEMCLTEKGYELTRVSLVDSCGKCIMDELVKPQNRVLNYLTKFSGITAAMLRPITTTLREVQHKLRELLPGDAVLVGHSLNNDLAALKVIHPHVIDTSLLYKRELGQKFKLKVLAETILDKKIQTEEREGHDPIEDAAAALELAQYFIERGPCQVVELHLEDLWGYKLEEEPPDCTSILTPSFRFADVLQTLGRSVTFLGKRADISLDLSHQQWFISDKEMLASFKRQTKKPFLSVLQFSSFLDHMKRCFPDQQQLHRSVCAHLRGMCVVFAGPFPAGFSEKKVKRLFGRCGAVRRIQMLNTSVRVHAEVEYELLEGAVLALRTLNGLNVKGQPIKVQRPLSESTLDLDLHLDALEGDPLSSRVLYAVLSRSTSTQLNGHSLNGKRLAAENGVSAAKINGQSPLMSEESVRDSFSRFGAVKSITVPEKSGKCAKHAFIKFGSPEGKEAAVSSSEDLQQDNYLICPSLTPPHLVTWVAATTTSAEGTDEKILNICPQETPTKPVEENQGTDVMMKKLDRQLGKVFRSLPDVTLSVVLLVGAGSMESEHPGLCLLEVKQTKTKCFL